In Lepidochelys kempii isolate rLepKem1 chromosome 8, rLepKem1.hap2, whole genome shotgun sequence, a single genomic region encodes these proteins:
- the TBC1D9B gene encoding TBC1 domain family member 9B isoform X4: MWLGPEEVLLANALWVTERANPFFLLQRRRGHGKGGGLTGLLVGTLDVVLDSSARVAPYRILHQTQDLQIYWAVACGSSRKEITKHWEWLENNLLQTLSIFDNEDDITTFIKGKIHGIIAEENKNQQPLGEEDPGKFKEAELKMRKQFGMPEVEKLVNYYSCSYWKGRVPRQGWLYLTVNHLCFYSFLLGKEVTLIVQWVDVTQLEKNATLLFPECIKVSTRDSELYFSMFLNINETFKLMEQLANIAMRQLLDNEGFLEDKSLPKPSKPLKNISALKRDLDARAKNDWYRATFRLPKDERLDGHTDCTLWTPFNKMHIPGQMFVSNNYICFASKAEEACHLIIPLREVAVVEKADSSSVLPRPLSISTKSKMTFLFANLKDRDFLVQRISDFLQRTPSKKSDGSGRKWKGSFSDTGCEAKEKMKEESWNIHFFEYGRGMCMYRTTKTRELVLKGIPENLRGELWLLFSGAWNEMVTLPGYYAELVEKSMGKYSLATEEIERDLHRSMPEHPAFQNELGIAALRRVLTAYAFRNPTIGYCQAMNIVTSVLLLYCNEEEAFWILVALCERMLPDYYNSRVVGALVDQGIFEELTRDYLPQLSEKMQELGVISTISLSWFLTLFLSVMPFESAVVIVDCFFYEGIKLILQVSLAILDANMEKLLNCCDEGEAMTVLGRYLDNVVNRQSISPPIPHLHALLTSGDEPPLEIDIFELIKTSYEKFSNLRADDIEQMRFKQRLKVIQSLEDTAKRSVVRAISGDIGFSMEQLEELYVVFKAKHLTSCYWGSSRTAAAHRDQSLPYLEQYRIDLEQFRELFASLTLWSCGLHTPVLAGRMFRLLDENRDSLINFKEFVTGMSGMYHGDLTEKLKLLYKLHLPPALISEEAESALEATSYFTEDISTEVSPFVSELDFFLHCESQEAATQEDRGGRNGDSKEKEEKGTSPQDYRYYLRMWAKEKYSKKETIKDLPKMNQEQFIELCKTLYNMFSEDPVEQELYHAIATVASLLLRIGEVGKKFSNRPMKKTDDCKANNTDAESEEESPTSEHSQNSAVEQQPQADPEDRASGDIQAGKTHQEKQTPGDGDGGEGPGSPIQLPSDDETKDDMSMSSYSMVSTGSLQCEDIADDTVLVGCEASSSAARYGSTIDTDWSISFEQILASMLTETALVNYFEKKVDIGLKIKEQKKVERQFSSSSDYDLSSSVSG; encoded by the exons gGCATTATTGCTGAAGAGAACAAGAATCAGCAGCCCCTGGGTGAAGAGGATCCAGGTAAATTTAAGGAGGCTGAACTCAAGATGCGAAAACAGTTTGGAATGCCTGAGGTGGAGAAGCTAGTCAATTACTATTCTTGCAGCTACTGGAAAGGGCGTGTTCCAAGGCAGGGCTGGCTATATCTTACTGTCAATCACCTCTGTTTCTACTCCTTCCTGCTGGGCAAAGAAG TGACCCTGATCGTCCAGTGGGTGGACGTGACacagctggaaaaaaatgccACACTGCTGTTCCCTGAGTGCATTAAAGTGAGTACCAGGGATAGCGAGCTTTACTTCTCCATGTTCCTCAACATCAATGAGACCTTCAAGCTGATGGAACAGCTGGCCAATATCGCCATGCGGCAGCTATTGGACAACGAGGGCTTCCTGGAGGACAAGTCCCTTCCCAAGCCCAGCAAGCCTCTAAAGAACATCTCTGCACTCAAAAG agatCTGGATGCTCGAGCCAAAAATGATTGGTACCGTGCCACCTTCCGGCTGCCCAAGGATGAACGCCTGGATGGACATACAGACTGCACCTTGTGGACTCCATTTAACAAGATGCACATACCTGGCCAGATGTTTGTTTCCAACAATTACATCTGTTTTGCCAGCAAAGCAGAGGAGGCCTGTCATCTCATCATTCCACTCAGGGAG GTGGCAGTCGTTGAGAAAGCAGACAGCTCCAGTGTCTTGCCCCGCCCTCTCTCCatcagcaccaaaagtaaaatgaCCTTCCTCTTCGCCAACCTGAAGGACCGAGATTTCCTGGTACAGAGAATCTCTGACTTCTTGCAGAGAACACCATCAAAGAAATCGGATGGCAGTGGCAGAAAGTGGAAGGGGAGCTTCAGTGACACTGGATGTGAG GCAAAGGAGAAGATGAAGGAAGAGTCATGGAATATTCATTTCTTCGAGTATGGGCGAGGAATGTGTATGTATCGCACAACCAAGACCCGTGAATTGGTACTAAAAGGGATCCCAGAGAATCTTCGTGGAGAGTTGTGGCTCTTGTTCTCAG GGGCCTGGAATGAGATGGTGACGCTTCCTGGGTACTatgcagagctggtggaaaagtcaatgggaaaataCAGCCTTGCTACAGAGGAAATTGAGCGAGACCTGCACCGTTCCATGCCAGAGCACCCTGCCTTTCAGAATGAGTTGGGGATCGCGGCCCTTCGGAGGGTCCTGACAGCTTACGCGTTCCGAAACCCCACAATCGGGTACTGTCAG GCCATGAACATCGTGACATCGGTACTGTTGCTGTACTGCAATGAGGAGGAGGCTTTCTGGATCCTAGTGGCCTTGTGCGAGCGGATGCTGCCAGACTACTACAATTCCAGGGTGGTGG GTGCATTAGTGGACCAAGGCATCTTTGAGGAGCTCACGCGAGACTACCTTCCACAGCTGTCAGAGAAGATGCAGGAGTTGGGAGTGATTTCCACCATTTCTCTCTCCTGGTTCCTCACCCTCTTCCTTAGCGTCATGCCCTTTGAGAGTGCTGTGGTCATTGTTGACTGCTTCTTCTACGAGGGCATCAAGCTTATCTTGCAGGTGTCTCTGGCCATCCTGGATGCCAACATGGAGAAGCTGCTAAACTGCTGTGATGAAGGCGAAGCCATGACTGTCCTGGGCAG GTACCTGGACAATGTAGTAAATCGGCAGAGTATTTCTCCACCTATCCCACACCTGCATGCCTTACTCACAAGTGGAGATGAGCCACCGCTTGAAATTGACATCTTTGAACTCATCAAAACATCCTATGAG AAATTCAGCAACTTGAGGGCAGATGACATTGAGCAGATGCGCTTTAAGCAAAGATTGAAGGTGATCCAATCCCTGGAGGACACAGCCAAGAGGAGTGTG GTCCGAGCTATATCTGGTGACATTGGTTTTTCTATGGAACAACTAGAAGAGCTTTATGTGGTGTTCAAG GCAAAACACCTGACGAGTTGTTATTGGGGGAGCAGCCGCACTGCAGCTGCCCACCGAGATCAGAGCTTGCCCTACCTGGAGCAGTATCGCATTGACCTGGAGCAGTTCAGAGAGCTGTTTGCCAGTCTAACCCTCTGGTCCTGTGGCCTCCACACACCTGTGCTGGCAGGGCGAATGTTCCGGCTTCTAGATGAGAACAGGGACTCTCTCATTAACTTCAAGGAGTTTGTTACAGGAATGA GTGGGATGTATCATGGTGACCTGACTGAGAAGCTTAAACTACTTTACAAATTGCACCTGCCTCCGG CTCTGATCTCAGAAGAGGCTGAGTCTGCTCTGGAGGCCACAAGTTATTTCACAGAGGATATCTCGACAGAAG TATCTCCTTTTGTCTCAGAGCTGGATTTCTTCTTGCACTGTGAGTCTCaag AAGCAGCTACTCAGGAAGACAGAGGAGGGAGAAATGGGGATTCCAAAGAAAAAG AGGAGAAGGGTACCAGCCCCCAGGATTACAGATACTACTTGCGAATGTGGGCCAAGGAAAAGTATTCCAAGAAAGAAACCATCAAGGATCTCCCGAAAATGAACCAG gaGCAGTTTATAGAGTTATGCAAGACCCTTTACAACATGTTCAGTGAGGACCCAGTTGAACAAGAGCTGTACCATGCCATTGCCACTGTAGCCAGCCTCCTCCTACGAATTGGGGAAGTTGGAAAAAAATTCTCCAACCGACCCATGAAGAAGACTGATGACTGCAAAGCAAATAATACCGATGCTGAAAGTGAAGAGGAGTCACCAACGTCTGAACACAGTCAAAATTCAGCAGTGGAGCAGCAACCCCAAGCTGACCCTGAAGACAGAGCTTCTGGCGATATCCAGGCTGGAAAAACCCATCAGGAAAAACAAACTCCAGGAGATGGGGATGGTGGAGAAGGACCAGGATCTCCTATACAGCTCCCGTCAGATGATGAAACCAAAGACGATATGTCCATGTCTTCCTACTCCATGGTTAGCACGGGTTCCCTGCAGTGTGAAGATATTGCAGATGACACAGTCCTGGTTGGTTGTGAAGCTAGCAGTTCAGCTGCAAGGTATGGCAGCACCATTGACACTGACTGGTCTATCTCCTTTGAGCAGATCTTGGCTTCCATGCTTACAGAGACAGCCCTGGTAAACTACTTTGAGAAGAAGGTCGACATTGGCCTGAAGATAAAAGAGCAGAAGAAAGTAGAGAGGCAGTTCAGCTCATCCAGTGACTATGATCTCTCCTCCTCAGTGTCAGGCTGA